The genome window TGGATTTATTAGCTGGGTTATTGCTATGTGACTTAATATTGATCACTATCAAGCAATTGACTAATGTTTTCCTCTTCTTTATAAGTGAAGTTGTTACCTTGATTAGTGTTCGTCAGCAAAACATTACTGCTTCTGCTGTTTGCGCTTAGGTTGAGACTAATAGGCGAGAGAAATAAATAGACATTACGAATTTCATGGTATCACGGTTAAGTTAGCAAATGAACCAAGTACATATACTTCGATTAAAGAGGGTAGAGGTCAGTATATTCTAGAACTTCCAGCGGTTAGCAATTTGGTTCGAAGAGTTAAAACTTTGCACATCTCTTATGTGCTCAGGTAATTGGGAGATACTTTGACCAGCACCTGATTGTTGCTCCTTTTTGCTCATAGATAAATAGTTATATATGGCTACCTGTTGCTCCAGACATTTTTTTTAAACAATTATCGTAGAACCGAGCCCATATTACTTGATTATAAGAATAGGCTGAAGTATAACCAAGCACTTTCTAGCTTCTACGATTCGATCTGCACCTGATTCTTCTGAGTGTGTGTACACACTATCATATTGCTGAATCTCCTTGTGTAAAAGAAGAAACCATGTGGCTTGTCTGTTTGTAGACAACTGTAACAATGTAACGTATTGGTGGAGTCTATCTTAATTCTGTCGGTCATCTTCTATCCAGTGGCTTTCATTGGGATGTCACAAGTATTTGTGATGAGGAGCAGTAGAGATTTAGTGTTTCCATGGGTATGTTCTTATATTATTGATAAATGACCAGTTGCCTACACAGGCCATTTGTATCAGGGTGTGCTCAAGTGCCATTTTTTTCAGTGGCGGTTATCTCTCTCTTGCATTTTGTTGATGATGGAAGATATGTGGTGTCAGGAAAAGCGTGATGGATGGTAGATTTTTGGACGCTTGGAAGTGGGCTTGGCGTAGATTTCTGTGTTGGCTTTGGTTGCATTGCATGGACAGCGCGATTAGTTCCGACATGTCTCATTTTTGCCATGTATCAGATACTAGTTCTCATACTGATCGGTTCCTACAAAATGATATACTACTACCGTTACCTGATTAGATCTGGTAGTCGTGCAGTTCAGTTCGGTTCAACTCCTATAAAATGGTAATGCCGTCTGGAAGGTGACAAGTTCCTCAGTGACGAGCTTTTCGCATGCACGATTGTGGGCGTAAACATACTCTTGTCCTGTCCATAGTTGAAATGActgatgtatatatatatatatatatatatatatatatatatatatatatatatatatatatatatatatatatatatatatatatatatatatatatatatatatatatatatatatatagcgatggtaatggaagccctgagcTTCATATAGGTGCGCGGAGCGCCAGCCAGACGAGTCGATCCTGGTCGAACCGAATGGGCCTATCCAGGCGGCCCGCATTAATGCACTACAATTATGCAATTATAATAGCTAATACAAATATGCGTAAACCGACGTGGGCCACTTGTTCGAACGTGGGTCGGTGACGTGTAACCCGTAAATTGGGGAAGCGCATTTAAACAGACAGTTACGACACCGTAAATCTATGTATAAAAGCGCATAAATGGCTGTTACTCCCACGATCAGAGCGCCCACGATCAGCGCGGCCACGATCCTAAAATTCAGCAGATAATGGATATGCGTCGTGAATTTCGCGTCCACGATATTGGATATACGCATGGTACAGGGAAAATAATCATAATCTTCCAAAAAAAGTGGACAGTACGCATCATTTGATAGGGCGCGGCTGGGTGAAGGGTGTAATTGCTCTGGAAGATGGCGGCGCCATGGGGTAACAAGTCCATAAGTGAGTATACGACGCCGACGTCTATTCATCGACCAAACCAATGCTTGGATATCGTAACAATGGTGCAGGAAGAACAACAAGGAGGGAACCAGTTAGCGTCAGATGCAAGTACGCATACAGAATCAACTACTGCTGTAGATGCAATTACTCCACCAGCAGCTTTGAGGGCCCCGGGGGTTGATGATCAGACCATATTTGAGGCATCGAGGATGACAGTAAATCAAGGAGGACAACACCTTAATACTATGCGTACTATTGGTGATCATGAACAGGACACACCAGTGATTCTGCAGAGACATGTAAGTAATATTGAACTGATTTGAATTTTCAGTATTGTAGGTTAAATTGTATACAGTAGAATGCAGCTACAGATGGTATGACATTCAGTAGTTATATTGTGCATACACTGTAAAACTATGGTCAGAAAATTGTTATGATGTACATACAACATAAAAATATGTAGGGTACCATACATGATACAATTTATATTTTTGCACAGGAAGTTACAATTGATCCGAGATTGGTACCTAAAGTTGGTATGACATTCAGTGGGGTGGATGAAGCATATAAATTTTATAGtaggtatgcatatgaagttggatttccattGAAAAAATATAGGGAACGGAAAAATTGTAAGTGGTTGAATTGCTCGATGGAAGGCAAAAGTGCAGTAAGGGGAATATCAAACCCAAAGGTACGTAGTACCAGTTCGAAGCGGACACAATGCAAGGCCGGTATGAAACTTAAAAAAATTTATGATGATGCAAAAGAGACAGTTATATCAGTGCGTATTGATCTGTTGCACTTGGATCATAATCATGAATTTTTTAAAAAGGATACCGAAAAGAATCAATTACAATGCAACAAGACGCATGATCCTGAATACATGGAGTTCATAAGTTCAATGCAAGAGAGTCGAATCCCGCAACATTGTATTATGGATTATGTATTAGAAATGCACGGTGGTCCTGAGAGTGTGCCTGTAACAGCACAGGACATGTATAACCTGTAAGTTTATAATATGTTTCGGTTGATATTCATAATTGATATTTGCTGATTGTTGTTTTTGCCTAATGCTAAATTTTGACAATAATTTCAGGAAAAAGGCAAAGCAACGAGaaagaaatgcaaatgatgtgGCAAAGCTACTATCCTTTTTTGCATCGTGCAAAAAggataatccacaatttttctcTGACTTCCAATTGGATAAAGAAGGAAAGATTTTGAGCATATTTTGGTCATATGCAAGCCAGCAAGGGGATTACATGATTTTGGTGATGCGGTTACATTTGACACAACACATAAGACTAATCTGTATGAAAAACCACTAGGTATGTTTGTTGGTTCAAATCACCACCTCCATTGCACTATATTTGCTTTCGCATTGTTGGGGGATGAAACTGTTGATACATTTGAATGGGTATTCAACGccttcaaaacatgcatgggaaccgaagggccacgagtgatgctgacaggtacGACTGATAATAATGAATTAAATGTATATACATAAAATATGGCTTAAATTTGATATTATTTTCTTTATATAACATGGAATAAGATTCGTACAATTTTGTCATATATGTttgcagatcaagatcctgcaatgccagTAGCCCTCGAGAGGGTTTTCCCACACACAATACATCGTTTATGTCTATGGCATGTGCAAAATAGGTATATGCCTTTTCTAAACGAGTTGTATGCAAGATTTGAGGAAATGGACTTTAAGACACGATTtcaatctataatacatcatcctttgACTGAGTTGGAGTTTGAGACTGCATGGTCAATGCTACTTGAAGATTTTCATCTGCACGATAACATTACCCTCGATAAGCTGTATGGAATACGTAAGGATTGGGTGCCTGCTTTTTTCAAAAATCATTATTGTGGTCCAATGTTGTCTACACAGCGTAGCGAAAGCATGAACAAGCTTGTCAAAAGTGCACATGTCGATACAAATACTCCGCTTCATCAATTCGCCAAGCAAATGATGAAACTTCTACACAGTAGAAAGATGAAAGAGTCAAAGGAAGCAGTGGGAAGCATGGTGAGGATAAAATTGTTATGTTGTATATTGATACCTTAATATAAGTGTAAACTAATTTGCATTATATATGCCACAGGGTCAAAAGGAAACGAACACGCTATACATGTTTGAGATAAGGGTTGCAAGAGCATACACAAGGGCTGTGATGAATAAATTCCAGGAATCTTTGAAATATGCAACCGCATTCAAGATAATGCACGGCGAAGAAGGGGGTGCAAATGATTGGGTAGTGCAACATACAACTAGATCGAATAAAATTGTGTGGGGACAACACCAATTCAAAGTGACAGCTGATGAAGATGCAGGAAAGTATACTTGTGAATGCAAACATTGGGAACATACAGGTATGGAGTACTAAATAGTAAATATATACATTGAAAACATATGTACAAAATCTTAGGATCGTTATTGTTTTATAGGGCTATTCTGTGTACATGTACTACGCGCGTTTATGCATCTTCAGATTGACCGGATACCGAAGGAATATATTTTACAAAGATACACCTACTCTGCAAGGCAAGATGTTCCGTTTTCAAGAGATGATAGGAATTTGAATGGGAAGGATGGAGAAACAAAGTCATatagacagaagatgttgctAAAAAGGCAATGAAAATAGTGCATCATGCTAGTTTATCCAAAGCAGGAAATGATAGAGCCCTAACAGTAATGGATGAGCTTCTCGAAGTACTTTCGCGTTTGGAGACAGATATAGACGTTGAGGAGACTTGTGGAACTAGTGGAGGAGATGGTATACAGGTATGTAATgttttaatatgtattttgtaacATATTATTAATCATATTATATTGATGAGGTGTGAAACAATAAAATCTCAGGACGATGATGAAGACAATAGAGACAACGAAAAGGATGGTGAATTTGACGAAAGGAATAACAAGGTTTTGATCATACTGTTGTCAATGTTTATTTGTAAATGATGTATATTGAGCTTTCAACCAAATTTTCAGGAAATTCAAGACGTATCTAATATACTTGAACaaggtgtggccaatgatcaaatACATATACCAATACGTCCATTAGAAGAGGTAATATCTTTAACAACTATACTGATTTGCAGTTATACATATACAtgatttataagtttgagttattGGGTTATGATTGAGCTTAAAAAAATGTGTTGTCAATTACAGGTTAATTTGCATGATCACGCAATTATGAATGTTAGTGGTGTCAATGAACAAAATGATCATGCCAGAAAGGTAATAATGGTATAATACTATATGTTGGACTACATAATATTATATGCTGAGAAGTATTTACTTTTGAATTGCAGAAACTGGATTTTGCAGTCGATGGGATAAGCTTGGCAAGACCAAATAACTCAAAACCCAAAGGAAGAACAATAAAGGGGAGTGAAGAAAAGGTTATTAAATTGGGAGCAAAAGGTACAAAGAAAATGACCAGGAAATGTCAGAAGTGTGGAATTGCTGATGGTCACAACAGTAGGACATGTTTGTCAATGGAGGAAAATAGACTAAGGTTGGCAAGCCTTGCTGGACGTAAGAGAGGACGACCTCCAGGATCTAGGAACAAGGGTGGCAGTAAAGCTCCTGATTGGACTGAGACAACAACATCAAAAAAACACGCAAATGATTTCGATAGTAGTGAGTCAGACAGTGATTAGACTGTTGTATGAGATACGATTAATTTGTTTTTTACAATAAACCTTGCATGTTTGGCAACTGATTTATATAGAGGTGGATATTGAAATCTAATAAATAGAGCGTATATTGCTTAATAATGTTGCATAAGTGGAAGTACAAAACATCGTAGATAACTTGTGGGATGATCGTATAATTTGTAAACTATATGACTAGTAATTAGTCTGTTGATAACGACAGCAGTGAGTCAGGCAGCGAGTAGTCTGTTGTATCTGATACAAATAGATATACGGTTGTTGAAATCTGATAAATAGAGCGTATATTGCGTACTAATGTTGCATAATTTGAAGTAGGAAACATCGTATATAACCTGGATGATACTCGCATATGAACTGATGGTAATATTAAGGAATGAGGTATTCATATAACATCTTCATAACATATAAACAGATCATATTTAAAGCCCACAGAAGTGAAAACATCTGATGTTCACATATTCGCAGCATAACCATAAGTATCCAGCCAACTAAAGTTCACAGAAAGAACCTGGGTAACACCCCTAAGACAAGGTAGCATGACAATTGTTCTAAAACAGCACATATAAGGAAGCTTCCTAAAATTGTTAACTGACAATAATGGCCAAAATACCACAGTACGGTACATTCCCACACCATTGCTTAGTTCTGACACATAGTTCACTAATTGCGCGCAAACATAAATCTCTGGATATCTAATGGAAGTGGCAACGCCTTGTTCATGCGATGGAAtgtgagttgatgaagggcatGAGCACGTAGGTCTCGGGAATTGTTCTGCAATAAAAGCATAGCGTGCATTAGACACGTCTATAGCTAACATGTACAAATGATGACAACCGGATTATAGAAACAGTTAGCACAGTCACTTACTGGTTGATTGAAAGAAGATATGACACCTGCATTGTGATCATAAAACTTCATGTAACTCATTACAAAAAATCCACAGTCATTTGACCCTGTCCTCATTGTTGGGCAATTAGATGGCATATCCATTGGAaaattaccaaacttaggaaagtCTGCATTGGGGCAAACGTGTTGTAACGCTTTGCTCAGCCTACTCATTATAACCCTAGCCCATGGGAATTTTCTTCCACCTAAATAAATTGGATCATAATGGTAGTCCTTTCATTCGGTGCCACCAAGTTGTATACCATACAGATTCGAATCTAAAATGTGTATAACCCGATGGTGTAATTTATCACATACAGTGTCCAATGTCCCCTGCTAAGCATAGGTACCAATATCTGTTGATGAGAAAAGTAAATATAGGTTACATGTTGCTGTTACAATGTCATGATAATTAAAATGTACAGTTAATGTGCTGATGAAACTGGGAACAAAATGTTAATGGGACTTACCGACTTGCATTTATCCAGATTTACCAAAGGAGGCAATGTGTTGTGCAAGCAATTCTGTAACACATTTTGATCAAACGGCTGAGGATTCTTGCTGTGACGTTCCTGCTCTTCAAAATTTAACAGAGCCTATTAAAAAGTAGAGTGTGTAAGTATATTATGTGTATAGTTACAATAAATGTGAAGAAGAACCTACCCCAACGTTGACATCAAGTATTAGTCTGTTAGATGTCAGACTTCGACGATGATTTTTGGAATCATCACGAACACACTCAATGAAACACTGCATGAAGACATTCTCAAGACATTTGCCCTCCGCGAAAGATTCATAAATATCCATACAGTTTGCACTGTATTCACCATAATCTATGACAACCCTGTATGATGAACAAAGTTATATATTCATATTGCATAAATGAACCAAACTTATAAATACGTTATTCGTAATTTGGGTAACATGTACCTGCTTTGGTCAATGTCCTTGGAACAAATTAACTCCCACAGAGAACGAACACACTCTTGCTCTGTAAGGGGTGGATCAGATCCAGAGTTTGTTGTCCCTTTCAGTGTATCATCCTGAAATGCAACatggttgtaagtggttgaacATTAAAAAAATCAGTTTAATATCATAAAATGCATTATGTAATATGTATGTTATCATACTGACATGAGGAGTTGGGGTCTGGTAAAAAACTGGCCCACTGTCATTGTGTTCCATTTCCTCTGTTGCCATTTCACCTCTCTACACAAAGGTATATAATTAGTATAACTGTGTAGTATGTATAGTAAAATGGAATTATAACATGAGATATGAACTGCTAACAAACATTTTTTTCCGGTGTCACGTCAAATTTCGGCAAGCGGGTGCAAGCTGATGTGGTTTGAGGTGTGATATTTGTGTTCCTCAAAATGATGTTTCGAACATCAAAAAAGAAATCCTGTTGACAAAAAAGTGTGGTTCGTATACTGCTAAAAAGTAGTATGCATACATGTACGTATGATGAGTAAAAATAGTATTGGACTTGGACAAATTACCTGTTGATCTGAAACCACATCCGATTCGTCGGGACACGTCTCAAGCACTCTACAGATATGCTGTTGTctttcatgaatttcttcaaactGAGTACCACCCAGCTGGGTCTCGAGCTGCGAAGCTTGGGATGGCATATCGGGTGTGGGCTGGGTGGCATCAACAGTGTGTCCTTGTACACAATTATATTGAAAATAATATATGTCAAAACTTGCATTATAAATCAAATGTTGCTGTGTATACTTGACAAAAACATAAGCTGTTAACTGTACTTATAACAAAAACCGTATGCACATGTCGAAAGATAAAATGTTCTGAATAAGGAATACCTGCTGAATCAGCCGAATTCCCCGGTTGCTGTGGCTCATCAGTCTCGTTTTCTAAATTATCAGACTCGGCACGTAGTACCTCGTCTATCAATTCTATAAACTTGTCTGCTATGTCGTATTGCTTCTCAATAATTTTGTCAATGCTGTCTTTTATGGCTATGCATGACTTGTCAACCTCCAAGTCATATGCAGCAAGAATATCTGTGAATTTAGATCGATGACGATGTGGGAGATCGTTGATCTTACTTGACATCATCTCTTTGATAGATGGAAGTTTGATGTTAAAAGTTGGCCGAGGCATGGGGGCAGGGCGCGGTGCATCAAAAATATTGGTCCTGCACTCCGGCTGGTTGTTCAGCAAAAATTAATAAGAATCCATGTCCACCTTCCTATTCTATTTGTTCCATAAATAATCATAAACAATGTATATAATACATCATAAACTTGCCTCGGATTGGCGATCGATCTTAGGTCCAACTGCATAGCATGTCTCTGTCGAGCTTCGGAACTAGAAATAAAATTGTAGTGACTGTGAGTAACCAACTATGTAAATGTGCATAACCAACTGTGAAAATATGAATAACTTACTTCACAATGTCCGAAAGGTTCAGCCCCATGGCGTACCTTCCTTTTGTCAGCTTTGGTCAAAGCTTTTATGCTATTCTTATTAAAGAATTTAATGCGAGGTGTGCCAGTCTTATTTTGGGGGGCAGCGGCTGTATGCAGGTGATCCAAGTAATACAACTACATAAAAGAATTACAATGTTCAATAGCTATGTAAGTAAACGTAACCAACATCGTAAAACATGTTACATAACTACCAACAGTTAGCAACCAAAAATGAAATAAATGTGCATACGGAAAAACACTATACTTACAAGGACAACAATGGAGCATCCATATATAGTCGTGGAGACATTTGTGGTGATTCGGTTGTGCCACTTCTTCGCAGCTTCACATAGATCATTAAAAATGAACAGGCACCAGTCGATCTCATGGAAACGGTGCATTTCTTCTGTGAGAAGCACCTCATGATATGTTATGCCCCAGCTAGCAGTTGGAAAGAGCAGACGGTTGAAtagaatgaggaagaaacataTGATTGAAAGGTCATCATCCTCGCCTTTCCTTAAACGATCCTGTAGAAATGTCACATTGAACTCATCTTTGGCCACACCAAGCTCTGCCCTCAAATTGCTTGCTGCAACTGCTTCGTCAATCCCCAAAGGTTTACCACCACCATGATTTGGCACGCCAAGGATAAGATGAACAATGTCCTTTGTGATCTTGAGTTCCTTTCCTGGACCAGGACGTATTGTCATATCCTTGGGGTCTAGCTTGTCCATCAACCATTGAAGGTGTGATCTACTGCACAGCGCATCTACTGTCATATCAAGAATGGTAGAGAAACCTTTACGTCTTATAGCCTCACGTTGTCTTTCATTCAAAATGTTAATGCTTGCAATGACATCTTGAGGGTTGCACCTCACATTAAGCCTCTGTTAaacaatataaaacatgaaataaTTTTGTTATTATAAAAAAATAATCAGAACCTTACAAATATGAAATTGTTTGTTGGGTATGCATAACATTAACCTGTCGGGGTAGCTCCTCATGTTTAATCCTCTTTGTCACGACTTTTCTTAACACTCTTGTGTGGCTTTCAGAAACATTACGCTTCTTCAGAGCTGGcatgaagtcatcttcatcagaaTCAATCTGAACTGTTTCATTGGTCAAATTTTGACTGTCAACATTTGGAGGATTTCCAACTTCTGGACATGGATTAGGCTGTTCTGCAGAGGGAATGTCAACACTGAAACACTCCTGGCTTGACTAAATTGTTATACGCTTGGGGTTATTTGGAGGACGGTCCACTTGCTTCATTTTTTTAAATTAAAAGCTGCATACATAATATACAATGTTGTAAAAATTAAACTGTTATATATGCATATGTATTTATGGTGTGGTATGATTGAATCAATGAACCTAATTGTTTTAAATACCAAGCTTAAAACATCTGAATATACTGTTGTCTATTTACATTTGCATACACATACTGAACTGTTTCAATCATTAGGAAAAACTGAATATGTTTCAATAAAAACAGCCCTTGCTGTTACCAAATAATGTGTTAGCTGTAATGCTCTGAAATACAtaaatgtatgcactaaacagatATGAAATTTTATATAAAAAATATACTCTACGAAAAACAACTAGTTGACTGCTCATTTACTAAACACAGTTGCATAAAAATCTGAATATGTTTGAGCAAAACAAAACTTGCTATAAACGAGCTGTATTGTCTGTGACCTAGTGTAATAAATAATGTCTGTTTTGTAATAATAAAAAACTGAATATGATTCGATAAAACATATACTGAACTGTTCAATAATAAGTGAATAACATACCTTGCTGTAACCAAATAATGTATTAGCTGTAATCATCTGAAATACAtaaatgtatgcactaaacagatATGAAATTTTATATAAAACATATACTCTATGAAAAACAACTATTTGGCTGCTCATTTACTAAACACAGATGCATACATATTCTGACCTGATATACAGGCATAAAAACTGAATATGTTGCATACAGATGCATACATGAAACACAGTAGCATATATGTTATGTCCTGTTCTACGTTCATAAAAatctgaatatgttgcataccATTGCATACAGTTGCAAACATAAAACACAATTTGCCTACAAACTGATATGTTTGAGCAAAACAAAACTTGCTATAAACAATCTGTATTAACTGTGAACTAGTGTAATAAATAATGTCTgttttaaaataataaaaaacTGGATATGattcaataaaacaatacatgctGTCACACAATGTATTAACTATAACAAAAATGGAATAAATAAGTGTATGCAGTCACAAAAACAACTAGATGACCACTCAATTACCAATTGAACATAATCTGATGCAAAAAACTTTAACTGATGTGCAGAAACATGTAACCTAATGTGCATAAACAACTGTGTACATGTGCGTAACCAACTGTGTAAGTGTGCGTATCCAACTGTGTAAATGTGCGTAAATGTAATATATCAACTGCATAAATAATTTCAACCGTAGCCGTGATCCACACAATGCAAAATGAACAAAAAACAACTCGTTTGTTGACGGTCGAACTCGATCCAATGAAATGCGCGCGAGCTAGGGTTGGGAAGAACACACCGAAAATGGTTGGGGATGGACTACCAATTGGAGCGGTACCCGTTGGCGGCGGCGAATGTTGAGGATGGCGGAGAACGTGGAAGCAGTCGGGTCGGCGGAGAGCGAAGAAGCAGAAGCATCGGCGGAGAAGGTAGGGTTTTCTCCGGTCTGGACTCCGGTCTCCGGATGCAGCGACGCGAATATTGGAGCGAGGATTAGGGACACCGAGGACGCGCCGCTCAAATGCCGTTTGCGACTGGATCGACAGCGAGCGGCGAGGGGTTGGAAGAGTCGTCGGAAAGGGGAGCGGAGTCGCCGGGGATGGAAGAATCGGCGGAGATTCCCGGAGTCGTGGCGGGGTTGGGGTTTTGCGGTTATGGAAACTGAGCCGGGAGCAAAGGAGCTAATCGCGGGAGCACGTCAGTATTTATATGGAAACTGAAAGGTCGGTCGGCTGTGAATGCACGTGCGTTCATATTTGGCTGGGGCTTCCTCTAGCtaaatagagcccagggctctaaatacatatagtatatatatatatatatatatatatatatatatatatatatatatatatatatatatatatagggaagaggtaatggaagccctgggcttccgttagtgggggaagccccagccaggacgcCAACCAGATCGCGGTCGGCCCACTGTACGCAAGCATGCGTCAGCCATGCATATGATAGCCACGATTCCCGGATGAGACGTGATAGGTGATATACGCACGCATAAATATATGTAGAAATGtgcataaatcatgcatagaaggAATCTTTTGGACCACGAAACACGGGAACGAATATTACCATGTGTacaccgtttacgactgcataacgctgTGTAACATAATAGTGTAAACCATGCAACATTTAAATATCCACCGGtttgagataaggaaagacgtgctccACGTTCGCGTAAATAAAGGCACAGTTACGTGAGGAAACAAATTCTCATTTACAGCCGCTCGTCCATGTTCGTATCTGTGATATTGGCGGCGGTTAACGACTGCATAACGATGCGTAAATaaaccgtttacgactgcataacgatgtgtaacatgataacataaaccatgcattatataaatcttgaccggtttgatataaggaaagacgtgctgcataatcgcgtaaataaagggacagttacggtttgaggagcattagtagaaggaaataaattttaatttatagccgcagttcgcgggttctgctcgggcggattccagcgtaaaacgtgagctaaaacagcgtaaatgagtacgaattttagcgtaaatcatacaACATTTAAATAATGCCCTCCTGATGATTACAGTAGTACAATTTTAATAATTTACCCTGGGGCTATACATGCTGACTGAATTTCTGTGTTATTTCTAACTGCACATATATATTTTTATTCTCTATTGTTTCAACGTGTATTTACACTGTATATATACGTATGTAGCATAGTATACAACAGTCGTTAACTAACTTGTGATGGCGACTGATATGAGAGATCGATTCTCTAGATCGCCGGACTATGGATGTTGAGCAACGAAACCCTATTCCGAACAATGCTCCTGAACACCACCTTGCTGCCGCTCTCGCACTCGTCGATGCATCGCTCAAGCTCCTCGTGCTTCTCCTGCGCGACATCGGCCGTCGTCGGCGTCTccggcttcttggcgaaggcagtaGCCACGAAGGCCGTCGGGGCCTTCTTGTTCGAGCACGACGACGCGGCGGCAGACACAGACGCGACGGCTGAGAAcacggcggcggaggcggcggcgctgGCGGTCGCGACGTCCATGAGCGCGGCGGCCATCTTGGCCTCCTCGGCGGTTCCGCTCCCGCCGAGCCCAGCCCCAGCAAGCAGGCGCGCGACGGACCTGGCAGCGAGGCAGGCGAGCTCCCTGTGGAGCGCCACCGTCGCTCGTTCCTGGTGGAGCACCACCGTCGGTCGCCTGCCTCGAGGCGACACCGCTGCTGGCCCCCAGGATcaccgccgctcgcacgcccgagggaaccgccgccgccgctaaaacctaatccctggcggcgtgggggtgtttttatagtgtcGGCGTGGGACTGAATAATTGTGAACGCGTGGGCCGGATCGTGGGCCTGatgcacgtaatatgcgcagactatatttgcataaactgatacacacatcaacataactcgtattataatttagcGTAAGCACAGTTAGGTACAATAAGCCAAAAAGGGTCCGGTGCGGTGTGCGCACCTGGTCAGGGTTTCCTGTAGTtaaatagagcccagggctctaaatactatatctatatatatatatatatgtccaaATGGGCGTgtcggtgagagcacctagagggggggggtgaataggtgatcct of Zea mays cultivar B73 chromosome 8, Zm-B73-REFERENCE-NAM-5.0, whole genome shotgun sequence contains these proteins:
- the LOC118473202 gene encoding uncharacterized protein; this translates as MSTASADDELSLDAVVEERRLEAQNEADDAWCLLLGTTSTGAINLDGAGAQTGTGSTSPTADASTSVPVPVLKHVSSVALTSDIWSGKAKEDYISVVSHFVNSDWCLEKRLLGLRPIEVAHTGLNIAEHVEMVANDYSITDKIFAIVLDNASSNKTAIDVLKPVFDGYTGRPTVVLHQERATVALHRELACLAARSVARLLAGAGLGGSGTAEEAKMAAALMDVATASAAASAAVFSAVASVSAAASSCSNKKAPTAFVATAFAKKPETPTTADVAQEKHEELERCIDECESGSKVVFRSISLTAANITDTNMDERLSEYMITANTLFGYSKSSQECFSVDIPSAEQPNPCPEVGNPPNVDSQNLTNETVQIDSDEDDFMPALKKRNVSESHTRVLRKVVTKRIKHEELPRQRLNVRCNPQDVIASINILNERQREAIRRKGFSTILDMTVDALCSRSHLQWLMDKLDPKDMTIRPGPGKELKITKDIVHLILGVPNHGGGKPLGIDEAVAASNLRAELGVAKDEFNVTFLQDRLRKGEDDDLSIICFFLILFNRLLFPTASWGITYHEVLLTEEMHRFHEIDWCLFIFNDLCEAAKKWHNRITTNVSTTIYGCSIVVLDDTLKGTTNSGSDPPLTEQECVRSLWELICSKDIDQSRVVIDYGEYSANCMDIYESFAEGKCLENVFMQCFIECVRDDSKNHRRSLTSNRLILDVNVGVGSSSHLL